A region from the Rosa rugosa chromosome 6, drRosRugo1.1, whole genome shotgun sequence genome encodes:
- the LOC133715063 gene encoding DNA-directed RNA polymerase I subunit 2: MQQKRRTSAGDLTHLRELFRHHIESFDYLITAGLGVTLRDIKPVQVHNPHTGETLRIWFADDPILGRPQKDRSSEPLYPFECRQTRISYTGKLLADIYFQRDDKAPVREQLNFGQFPIMLMSKCCNLRGHDPQQLVSCKEESSEMGGYFILNGLERVIRPVILPKRNYPMSTVRNSFRDRKEGYTDKAVVIRCVRDDQSSVTVKLYYLQNGSARLGVWIQGKEFLLPVGLILKAFIDTPDREIFASLTCCCNEKFEKEKGAVATQLVGERAQIIINEVADLGLRTHLQCLEHIGEHFQPLMGGLENEPYSVVGDAVLKDYIFVHLDKNEDKFNLLIFMLQKLFSLMDQTSVLDNPDSLQNQEVLLPGHLITIYLKEKLEDWLQRTKKLLQDEMKKESNNINFGSVDSLKKVLEKNPTRQISMAIENMLKTGRINTQTGLDLQQRAGFTVQAERLNFLRFLSHFRAVHRGASFAGLRTTSVRKLLPESWGFLCPVHTPDGEPCGLLNHMTRTCRITSYFDAQGNIRDFSKIRMSILNVLIEVGMTPSLPMLVHAGPPADLSVLLDGRLVGYISSKQVERVVAHLRKLKVSAASVIPDDLEVGYVPLSMGGAYPGLYLNTSPSRFVRPVKNISIPAVEGQNIELIGPFEQVFMEIRCPDGRDGGRKDAFPATHEEIHPTGMLSVVANLTPWSEHNQSPRNMYQCQMAKQTMGFSLQALCNRADQKLYHLKTPQSPIVRTKTYTNYCVDEYPTGTNAIVAVLSYTGYDMEDAMILSKSSVDRGMFHGLVYQTESIDLSDTKGSKSQRSFRRSTTDKSHHSLIDSDGLPYVGQTIKPDEPYYSTYDEIKGAIRTTKRKGSEPAIVDYVAIDGKKHLQKVNIRFRHPRNPIIGDKFSSRHGQKGVCSQLWPDIDMPFSGVTGMRPDLIINPHAFPSRMTIAMLLESVAAKGGSLHGKYVDATPFANSEEKVNEETNGEKSKTLVDELGEMLKVKGFNYHGAEVLYSGVYGTELTCEIFIGPVYYQRLRHMVSDKFQVRSTGMVDQVTRQPIKGRKRGGGIRFGEMERDSLLAHGAAYLLHDRLHTCSDYHIADVCSLCGSILTTSSVQPQIRVREMRGLPPMRAPKKVTCHACKSSKGMETVAMPYVFRYLAAELAAMNIKLTLQLSNATGA; the protein is encoded by the exons ATGCAGCAGAAGAGGAGAACCTCCGCGGGAGACTTAACCCACTTGCGTGAGCTGTTCCGGCACCACATAGAGTCCTTCGACTACCTCATCACCGCCGGTCTCGGCGTCACGCTCCGTGACATCAAGCCCGTCCAAGTCCACAATCCTCACACCGGAGAAACCCTAAGGA TCTGGTTCGCTGACGATCCTATTCTAGGCCGACCTCAGAAGGATCGGAGTAGCGAGCCTCTCTATCCTTTTGAA TGTCGACAGACCCGAATTTCCTACACGGGTAAATTGTTGGCAGACATTTACTTTCAGCGTGATGATAAGGCTCCTGTCAGAGAGCAGTTAAATTTTGGCCAGTTTCCCATCATGCTCatg TCAAAGTGTTGCAACTTAAGAGGTCATGATCCTCAGCAGCTAGTTTCTTGCAAAGAAGAGTCATCAGAAATGGGTGG CTACTTCATTTTGAATGGGCTCGAGAGAGTTATTCGACCTGTTATATTGCCGAAGCGGAACTAT CCAATGAGTACGGTGCGCAATTCATTTCGTGATCGAAAGGAAGGATATACAGATAAAGCAGTTGTGATAAG ATGTGTAAGAGATGATCAGTCTTCAGTAACAGTCAAATTGTATTACCTGCAAAACGGAAGTGCAAGACTTGGTGTTTG GATACAGGGGAAGGAGTTCTTGCTTCCTGTGGGTCTTATTTTAAAG GCTTTTATTGACACTCCTGATCGTGAAATTTTTGCGAGTTTGACATGCTGTTGTAACGAGAAATTTGAGAAAGAGAAAGGTGCTGTTGCCACTCAGCTTGTGGGTGAGAGGGCGCAGATTATTATAAATGAAGTGGCAGACTTGGGTCTTCGCACTCATCTTCAATGTCTAGAACACATTG GCGAGCACTTTCAACCTCTAATGGGTGGACTGGAGAATGAACCTTATTCAGTT GTTGGAGATGCCGTTCTCAAGGACTACATATTTGTTCACCTAGATAAGAATGAAGACAAATTCAATCTGCTCAT ATTCATGTTGCAGAAACTTTTTTCGCTTATGGATCAGACTTCGGTTCTCGACAACCCAGATTCCTTGCAAAATCAAGAAGTCTTACTCCCTGGCCATCTGATAACCATATATCTCAAG GAAAAACTAGAGGATTGGTTGCAAAGGACCAAAAAACTTCTTCAAGATGAGATGAAAAAGGAAAGCAACAATATCAATTTTGGCAGCG TCGATAGCTTAAAAAAGGTTCTGGAAAAAAATCCTACAAGGCAAATCAGTATGGCGATTGAGAATATGTTGAAAACTGGAAGAATTAATACTCAAACAGGTCTAGATTTGCAGCAG AGGGCGGGCTTTACAGTTCAGGCAGAAAGGCTTAATTTTTTACGATTTTTATCGCATTTTCGTGCTGTTCATCGAGGGGCTTCATTTGCTGGGCTTCGCACCACAAGTGTGCGAAAATTGCTTCCCGA ATCCTGGGGTTTCCTTTGCCCTGTGCATACACCTGATGGAGAGCCATGTGGCTTGTTGAACCATATGACTCGCACTTGTA GAATTACATCGTACTTTGATGCACAAGGGAATATTAGAGATTTCTCTAAGATTCGAATGTCTATTCTTAATGTTCTGATCGAAGTTGGAATGACACCTTCACTGCCAATGTTGGTTCATGCCGGTCCTCCTGCGGATCTTTCTGTTCTTTTAGATGGTCGTCTTGTTGGTTATATATCTTCCAAACAAGTTGAGAGAGTTGTGGCTCATTTAAGGAAGCTGAAAGTTTCAGCTGCTTCAGTG ATTCCAGATGACTTGGAAGTGGGATACGTTCCTCTCAGCATGGGTGGGGCATATCCTGGTCTCTACCTTAACACTTCTCCTTCTAGATTTGTTCGGCCAGTTAAGAATATTTCGATTCCTGCTGTTGAAGGTCAAAATATTGAACTCATTGGGCCCTTTGAACAG GTGTTCATGGAAATAAGATGTCCTGATGGTCGAGATGGTGGAAGGAAAGATGCTTTCCCTGCAACTCATGAAGAAATTCATCCAACTGGGATGCTCAGTGTTGTTGCTAATCTTACTCCCTGGTCAGAACATAATCAGAGCCCACGAAATATGTACCAGTGTCAG ATGGCAAAACAAACGATGGGTTTCTCATTACAAGCACTTTGCAATCGTGCAGATCAGAAGTTGTATCATCTGAAG ACTCCTCAATCTCCCATCGTCCGCACAAAAACGTATACGAATTACTGTGTAGATGAATATCCAACGGGCACAAATGCAATCGTTGCTGTATTGTCGTATACCGG GTATGATATGGAGGATGCTATGATTCTGAGCAAGTCATCTGTAGATCGTGGAATGTTTCATGGACTAGTATATCAG ACGGAATCCATTGACTTGTCTGATACAAAGGGTAGTAAATCCCAGAGATCGTTCAGGAGAAGTACCACTGATAAGTCGCATCATTCTTTGATCGATTCAGATGGTCTTCCTTATGTGGGTCAG ACAATAAAGCCAGATGAACCCTATTATAGCACTTATGATGAGATAAAAGGTGCCATAAGAACGACCAAACGAAAGGGGTCGGAGCCTGCTATTGTTGACTATGTTGCTATTGATGGGAAGAAGCATCTTCAGAAG GTGAACATAAGGTTTCGGCACCCTAGAAACCCGATAATTGGTGATAAATTTAGCAGCCGACATGGACAAAAAGGAGTTTGCTCCCAGTTGTGGCCTGACATTGATATGCCATTTTCTGGAGTTACGGGAATGCGCCCAGATCTTATTATCAATCCACATGCATTTCCTTCAAGAATGACAATAGCCATGCTTTTGGAGTCGGTTGCTGCAAAG GGTGGTAGCTTACATGGAAAATATGTTGATGCGACACCATTTGCTAATTCAGAGGAGAAAGTTAATGAAGAAACTAATGGAGAGAAATCCAAAACCCTTGTTGATGAACTTGGTGAAATGTTAAAGGTTAAAGGGTTTAATTACCATGGTGCAGAGGTATTGTACAGTGGCGTCTATGGAACAGAACTCACGTGTGAAATCTTTATTGGTCCTGTTTACTATCAACGATTACGGCATATGGTTTCAGACAAATTTCAG GTTCGCTCTACAGGAATGGTAGATCAAGTCACACGCCAGCCTATCAAAGGACGGAAACGAGGTGGCGGTATACGTTTTGGTGAAATGGAGAGAGACTCCTTGCTTGCACATGGGGCAGCATATTTGTTGCATGATAGACTTCATACATGTTCTGATTATCACATTGCTGACGTATGTTCCCTTTGTGGATCCATCCTAACAACCTCATCAGTCCAGCCACAAATACGGGTTCGTGAAATGCGGGGCTTGCCCCCTATGAGAGCTCCCAAGAAGGTGACTTGCCATGCATGTAAGTCGAGTAAAGGGATGGAGACGGTTGCAATGCCTTATGTCTTTAGATATTTAGCAGCTGAGTTAGCAGCTATGAACATAAAACTGACCCTCCAGTTGAGCAATGCAACTGGAGCTTGA
- the LOC133716417 gene encoding putative F-box protein At4g22660 yields the protein MITKKRRPRSRWSELPTELLELIMKKLTSVDILRFEAVCSCWNQAAKSYISAPYFTLDMPQTPWLMIPGGEENHVHTRRFFNLAEFKYYTINNAFGDIPDAWCVGSSHGWLVLTEEKGTACLLNPFSGDRIELPSIWTLHPVISKDYIAKAVTSSKPPSSSSSSSSMETTHGLASVRSVLSIMTVCSTVLVVIFLHWQPIAQLRSGT from the exons ATGATTACTAAAAAGAGAAGACCAAGGTCAAGGTGGTCTGAGCTCCCTACAGAACTACTAGAGTTGATCATGAAAAAGCTTACTTCTGTGGACATCCTTCGCTTTGAAGCTGTCTGTTCTTGTTGGAATCAAGCTGCAAAATCTTATATCTCTGCCCCATATTTCACACTCGACATGCCTCAAACCCCATGGCTTATGATTCCTGGTGGTGAAGAAAATCATGTCCATACTCGCCGCTTCTTCAACCTCGCAGAGTTCAAGTACTACACTATCAATAACGCGTTTGGAGATATTCCTGATGCCTGGTGTGTCGGTTCATCACATGGGTGGCTGGTCCTTACGGAGGAGAAAGGAACTGCTTGTCTTTTAAATCCGTTTTCTGGGGATAGGATTGAACTCCCATCAATATGGACACTGCATCCAGTCATAAGCAAGGATTATATCGCCAAAGCTGTCACCTCCTCCAAGCCACCATCGTCGTCATCCTCGTCTTCCA GCATGGAGACGACGCATGGACTGGCTTCGGTCAGAAGCGTACTGTCTATCATGACGGTATGTTCCACAGTACTAGTGGTCATTTTTTTGCATTGGCAACCGATTGCTCAGTTGAGGTCTGGGACTTGA